In one window of Tachypleus tridentatus isolate NWPU-2018 chromosome 2, ASM421037v1, whole genome shotgun sequence DNA:
- the LOC143235938 gene encoding uncharacterized protein LOC143235938 codes for MNRLGANRIGLQADLSSKQTKAQNPIFVTNYGQWVKPTTEDSPGALCDNFRPLAFYARILGIWPLSNVTSLSVNILHFSWSSFWFIYSAFLVTVMTGSGLFYLYVNLMTMSRCSLIQNLFVILFLGGWRIQAIINMLTLLFSGRKIHAYLQIWSDTHTRLKVSFGKKFFKMAVGFLLYVLAVQILYTGMLIPSSCLLLNGIRCHRDNKNASVFFSPGCFVQPMSMFSWSVAHHLHSISVFLLPDLLIIFFGSTIQHSFTEISRRVRTILQSGKEALEDDLAAVRVCHHQLCTLIKETDKLFSPIILVSCLVNVVHMVILLHRILLPDTSFLEKVVYGVVCLCVPIVRLVALSIQAAKIIDEAMSPLESLHSVATYRLTQSTHDQLRLFISKLNGFNTGLSGSGYFSINRGLLSSLFGAVATYLIVMVQFKDTD; via the exons ATGAATCGCCTGGGAGCTAATCGTATCGGACTTCAAGCAGATTtatcaagcaaacaaacaaaggcTCAAAATCCAATTTTTGTCACTAATTATGGCCAATGGGTGAAGCCAACCACAGAAGACTCACCGGGTGCTCTCTGTGATAATTTCCGTCCTTTAGCGTTTTATGCGAGAATTCTCGGGATTTGGCCTCTGAGTAATGTAACTTCTTTAAGTGTTAATATTCTACACTTCTCATGGAGCTCTTTTTGGTTCATCTACAGCGCTTTTCTGGTGACAGTAATGACAGGTAGTGGTCTATTCTACCTTTACGTTAACTTGATGACGATGTCAAGATGCAGTCTTATTCAAAACCTTTTTGTCATCTTGTTCTTGGGCGGTTGGCGTATCCAAGCAATCATCAACATGTTGACATTGTTATTTAGCGGCAGAAAGATCCATGCTTATCTACAAATCTGGTCTGACACTCATACCAGATTAAAGGTGAGCTTCGGTAAGAAATTCTTTAAGATGGCGGTTGGTTTTCTTTTATATGTCCTCGCAGTTCAGATTTTATACACTGGAATGCTTATTCCTAGTTCGTGTCTTCTGTTGAATGGCATCAGATGCCATCGAGACAACAAGAATGCGTCCGTTTTCTTCTCTCCAGGTTGCTTTGTTCAACCCATGTCCATGTTCTCCTGGTCTGTCGCTCACCATCTTCATTCCATCAGCGTTTTTCTGCTACCAGATCTCCTTATAATTTTCTTCGGCTCTACAATTCAACATTCTTTTACTGAGATCTCTAGACGAGTCCGTACTATACTGCAGTCAGGTAAAGAGGCATTAGAGGACGACTTGGCAGCCGTCCGGGTGTGTCATCACCAACTGTGCACCCTTATCAAGGAAACAGATAAGCTCTTCTCACCCATTATCTTAGTGTCTTGTCTCGTAAATGTGGTGCACATGGTGATTCTTCTCCACCGGATTCTTCTGCCAGACACTAGTTTTCTAGAAAAGGTTGTTTACGGAGTGGTCTGTTTATGTGTGCCCATCGTCCGGTTGGTGGCCCTTTCAATCCAGGCAGCCAAAATAATAGACGAG GCCATGTCACCGCTTGAAAGTCTTCATTCAGTCGCCACCTACCGGCTGACTCAGAGTACCCATGATCAG TTGCGACTTTTCATCTCGAAATTAAACGGATTCAACACTGGTTTAAGCGGTTCAGGATACTTTTCTATCAATCGTGGACTACTTTCCTCG TTGTTTGGTGCAGTGGCAACTTACCTGATAGTAATGGTTCAGTTCAAGGACACTGATTAA